The following proteins come from a genomic window of Rhizobium sp. 007:
- a CDS encoding SulP family inorganic anion transporter has product MINNGSAFSRDLASSLVVFLVAIPLCLGIAIASGVPAAMGLISGIIGGLVVGLLAGSPLQVSGPAAGLAVIVFGFVEQYGVAMLGPVLLIVGLLQILAGFLRIGSWFRAISPAVVHGMLAGIGILIILGQVHVLMDAKPAAGGIENVTAINESVGRLWGASVTNEAVALLVGLIALLAMVCWEQFRPKWLALVPGALVGVAAATVLTTTLELPIARVEVPASLAESISIPTAENFGQLAQPGIILTILMIAVIASAETLLSAAAVDRMHDGGRTRFNRELFAQGVGNGLCGLLGALPITGVIVRSSANVQAGARTRTSAVLHGVWILGLVALLPGLLEMVPLTALAAVLLVTGWRLISLHHVRHLFEHHGLMPVGIWAVTVAMVVLQDLLVGVALGLALSILEILPYLRRKLAIRHSEVDDEIHVRLGGAVTCKDVPVLLSTLEGLPEGRKVSIIGKHLLYMDHTSAETISEWLRRETKSGRTVEIHPPQAARHPRLKPLFARFSAEAA; this is encoded by the coding sequence ATGATAAACAACGGCTCTGCATTCTCGCGCGACCTCGCTTCGTCTCTGGTGGTTTTTCTTGTCGCCATTCCGCTCTGCCTGGGAATTGCGATCGCCTCCGGGGTACCAGCGGCCATGGGGCTTATCTCCGGTATCATAGGAGGCCTCGTTGTCGGCCTGCTGGCAGGCTCGCCTCTTCAGGTCTCCGGGCCTGCCGCCGGTCTTGCCGTCATCGTCTTCGGCTTCGTCGAACAGTACGGCGTTGCCATGCTCGGTCCCGTGCTGCTCATCGTCGGCCTCCTGCAGATCTTGGCGGGTTTCCTCAGGATCGGCTCCTGGTTCAGAGCAATTTCGCCGGCCGTCGTTCATGGCATGCTGGCCGGCATCGGCATTTTGATCATCCTCGGACAGGTCCATGTGCTCATGGATGCCAAACCTGCCGCCGGCGGCATCGAGAATGTCACCGCGATAAACGAGAGTGTCGGTAGATTGTGGGGCGCCAGCGTGACCAACGAGGCCGTCGCGCTACTGGTCGGTCTAATCGCCCTCCTCGCCATGGTCTGCTGGGAACAATTCCGGCCCAAATGGCTGGCGCTGGTTCCGGGGGCGCTTGTCGGGGTTGCTGCCGCGACGGTCCTGACGACCACTCTTGAACTCCCGATTGCCCGTGTGGAAGTGCCTGCCTCACTGGCAGAGAGCATATCGATACCGACGGCCGAGAATTTTGGCCAGCTAGCGCAGCCCGGCATTATCTTGACGATCCTGATGATTGCCGTCATTGCGAGCGCCGAAACGCTTCTTTCGGCGGCCGCTGTCGACCGCATGCATGACGGGGGACGCACGCGCTTCAACAGGGAGCTTTTCGCCCAAGGCGTCGGTAACGGGCTTTGCGGATTGCTCGGGGCATTGCCTATCACCGGTGTCATCGTCCGTTCATCGGCCAACGTCCAGGCTGGGGCTCGCACGCGGACCTCGGCAGTATTGCATGGCGTGTGGATCCTCGGCCTTGTTGCGCTTTTGCCGGGATTGCTGGAAATGGTACCCTTGACGGCGCTCGCCGCCGTGCTGCTCGTCACCGGCTGGCGGCTGATCAGCCTTCACCATGTGCGCCACCTGTTCGAACACCATGGTCTCATGCCGGTTGGAATCTGGGCCGTCACGGTGGCCATGGTCGTCCTGCAGGACCTGCTGGTCGGGGTGGCGCTCGGCCTTGCGCTGTCGATCCTCGAAATTCTTCCTTATCTGCGCCGAAAGCTCGCAATCAGGCATTCCGAGGTCGACGATGAAATTCATGTCCGACTGGGCGGAGCGGTCACCTGCAAGGACGTGCCGGTGCTGCTTAGCACGCTCGAAGGGCTGCCCGAAGGCCGTAAAGTCAGTATTATCGGCAAACACCTGCTCTACATGGATCACACTAGTGCAGAGACCATCAGCGAATGGCTCAGGCGCGAGACGAAATCCGGCCGAACCGTAGAGATTCATCCGCCTCAGGCGGCGCGTCATCCTCGCCTTAAGCCGCTATTTGCACGTTTCTCTGCAGAAGCCGCCTGA
- a CDS encoding carbonic anhydrase, translating to MGDFLKGISSFRGAVFPNHSALYRKLAREGQQPHALMISCADSRVMPETITQSGPGDLFVCRNAGNIVPPFSTLNGGVSSAIEYAILALGVSDIVVCGHSDCGAMKGLCHPQMLEPMPNVAAWLRHSHAAYSIVCQAYPDDLSETDRVRAVAMENVVVQLDHLKTHPSVAAKLATNEITLHGWFFDIGTGEVQVYDGVLATFTEVQEGEPLPVAITGRDHPHVMPRVAATLGGE from the coding sequence ATGGGTGACTTCCTGAAAGGTATCTCCAGTTTTCGTGGCGCCGTGTTTCCGAATCATTCGGCCCTTTACCGCAAGCTGGCGCGCGAAGGCCAGCAGCCACATGCCCTGATGATATCTTGTGCCGACAGCCGAGTGATGCCGGAAACGATAACACAGTCCGGTCCCGGCGATCTCTTCGTCTGCCGCAATGCCGGCAATATCGTTCCCCCCTTCTCGACCCTCAATGGTGGGGTCTCTTCCGCAATCGAATATGCCATCCTGGCGCTCGGCGTCAGCGACATTGTCGTTTGCGGTCACTCCGATTGCGGGGCGATGAAAGGGCTGTGCCACCCGCAAATGCTGGAACCAATGCCGAATGTCGCAGCCTGGCTGCGGCACAGCCACGCCGCCTATTCGATTGTTTGCCAAGCCTATCCCGACGATCTCTCCGAAACTGACCGCGTGCGTGCGGTAGCAATGGAAAACGTCGTCGTGCAGCTCGACCATTTAAAGACCCATCCGTCGGTGGCTGCGAAGCTTGCGACCAACGAGATCACGCTGCACGGCTGGTTCTTCGACATCGGGACGGGCGAGGTCCAAGTCTATGACGGGGTTTTGGCGACGTTTACCGAGGTGCAGGAGGGCGAGCCGCTGCCGGTCGCCATCACAGGACGAGACCACCCGCATGTCATGCCGCGGGTTGCCGCAACGCTTGGCGGGGAGTAG
- a CDS encoding helix-turn-helix domain-containing protein — translation MKRLPDDDCGFASALNVIGGKWKTDILWEINLSPRRFGELRRILSGISEKVLAQQLREMEADDLISRAVFPGKVQRVEYSATEFGRSLNHAVTVMANWGKAYEIRMAEKAEQERRPVLAMGA, via the coding sequence ATGAAACGCCTGCCGGACGACGATTGCGGCTTTGCAAGTGCACTCAACGTGATCGGTGGAAAGTGGAAGACTGACATCCTCTGGGAGATCAATCTCTCGCCCCGCCGCTTCGGCGAGTTGAGGCGCATCCTGTCAGGGATCAGCGAGAAAGTCCTCGCCCAGCAGCTCCGCGAGATGGAGGCGGACGATCTCATCAGCCGCGCGGTATTTCCGGGGAAGGTGCAGCGGGTGGAATATTCTGCGACCGAGTTCGGCCGCAGCCTCAACCATGCCGTGACCGTGATGGCAAACTGGGGTAAGGCATACGAAATCCGCATGGCGGAGAAGGCAGAGCAGGAGCGTCGGCCCGTCTTGGCGATGGGGGCCTGA
- a CDS encoding NAD(P)-binding domain-containing protein, with product MTSQILEFNSMTTIGFFGAGRMGASLVRTLAKSGHEVHVWNRTAAKAEALAPFGVQPKLTPEAAAAEAEIVFVNLIDYAASDAQLRKPEVTQTLKGKLLVQLTSGSPKAARDTGAWATGHGIAYLDGAIMATPNVIGEPETLILFAGSKSRYQKHERVFVALGGKSAFLSEDFGAASALDSALLGQMWGTLFGTLQALAINRAENINADTYATYLKLVQPVIDGAERDLMQRVRDGRDRGDDETFATIAAHNVALQHLRHINAERGLNPVLADAFDSLFRTAIQNGHVGDDFAILARFMRAP from the coding sequence ATGACGTCTCAAATATTGGAGTTCAATTCGATGACTACAATAGGGTTCTTCGGCGCGGGCCGGATGGGAGCTTCACTTGTTCGGACGCTCGCAAAAAGCGGCCATGAGGTGCATGTCTGGAACAGAACGGCGGCGAAGGCGGAAGCGCTGGCGCCGTTCGGTGTGCAGCCGAAACTAACGCCGGAAGCGGCGGCGGCTGAGGCCGAGATCGTCTTCGTCAACCTGATAGACTATGCTGCCTCCGACGCACAGCTGAGAAAGCCGGAGGTCACACAGACGCTGAAGGGCAAGCTCCTGGTGCAGCTCACCTCGGGCTCCCCAAAAGCGGCGCGCGACACCGGCGCCTGGGCGACCGGCCACGGGATCGCCTATCTCGACGGAGCCATTATGGCGACACCAAATGTCATCGGAGAACCCGAAACGCTGATCCTCTTCGCCGGGTCGAAGTCGCGTTACCAAAAGCACGAAAGGGTATTTGTGGCGCTCGGCGGCAAATCCGCCTTCCTCAGCGAGGATTTCGGGGCTGCATCGGCCCTCGACAGCGCCCTTCTTGGGCAGATGTGGGGCACGTTGTTCGGCACGCTTCAAGCGCTCGCCATTAACAGGGCAGAAAACATTAATGCCGACACCTACGCGACGTACCTCAAGCTCGTCCAGCCGGTCATCGACGGGGCCGAGCGGGACCTCATGCAACGGGTCCGCGACGGCCGCGACCGCGGTGACGATGAAACATTTGCAACAATCGCTGCTCACAATGTCGCTCTCCAGCATCTGCGGCATATCAACGCCGAGCGCGGCCTGAATCCGGTCCTTGCCGATGCCTTCGACAGCCTCTTCAGAACCGCCATCCAAAATGGTCACGTCGGCGACGATTTCGCGATACTGGCTCGTTTCATGAGGGCGCCATGA
- a CDS encoding GFA family protein translates to MTGAEKPVVRTARCSCGSLKLSLRGAPERVYACACLNCQKATGSAFSYRARYRKQAIIADDGERRRFRRFTDKGRWMDQIFCPNCGTLIYMEAEVLDEQIVVSIGCFAEPDFAPPAAIFWSRRRHGWYEPNPEIQLVE, encoded by the coding sequence ATGACCGGTGCGGAAAAGCCCGTCGTCCGCACGGCACGCTGTTCCTGCGGCAGCCTGAAGCTGAGCCTCCGCGGCGCGCCGGAACGGGTCTATGCCTGCGCATGTCTGAACTGCCAGAAAGCGACTGGTTCGGCATTTTCCTACCGGGCGCGTTATCGAAAACAGGCCATTATCGCCGACGACGGCGAGCGACGGCGCTTCCGGCGCTTCACCGACAAGGGCCGCTGGATGGATCAGATCTTCTGCCCGAATTGCGGCACGCTGATCTACATGGAGGCTGAGGTGCTGGACGAGCAGATCGTCGTCTCGATTGGCTGTTTCGCCGAGCCAGATTTCGCGCCGCCAGCTGCGATCTTCTGGTCACGGCGCCGCCACGGCTGGTACGAGCCGAACCCGGAGATCCAGCTTGTCGAGTAG
- a CDS encoding GFA family protein, translated as MVEAGSNSRLTGGCRCGAVRYESDRPVHAAICHCEDCRRSSGAPMVGWMGVEAGSFRITKGEPRIWSSNGQAHRHFCAICGTGLVYLNEALIPGIVDVQIATLDDPTMVAPDIQVQVAERLPWSAHIQALPIFDRYPD; from the coding sequence ATGGTTGAAGCCGGCTCCAATAGCCGACTAACTGGCGGATGCCGTTGCGGCGCCGTTCGATATGAGTCGGATCGACCTGTTCACGCCGCGATCTGCCACTGCGAGGATTGTCGTCGTTCGTCCGGTGCGCCGATGGTCGGTTGGATGGGGGTAGAGGCCGGCAGCTTCCGAATTACCAAAGGCGAACCTCGCATCTGGTCATCCAACGGCCAAGCGCACCGCCATTTCTGCGCGATATGTGGAACAGGCCTTGTCTATCTGAACGAAGCCCTCATTCCCGGGATCGTTGACGTGCAAATTGCCACCCTCGACGATCCAACGATGGTTGCCCCTGACATTCAGGTTCAGGTCGCCGAGCGCTTGCCTTGGTCCGCGCACATCCAAGCGCTTCCAATATTCGATCGGTATCCAGATTGA
- a CDS encoding RNA-guided endonuclease TnpB family protein: MNGAFRFQGREIEVKRLNGKWSAARLPKIGWVKFRDTRRLRGKTMNVTVSLAANGWHIVFACEIDHAVPQNDLPAVGIDRGVANTLTLSTGEHWWMPAGLAEIEPRKRRAQRVLARRKRGSSRHAKARRRVAALQARAARIRQDWRHKASLDIARRFATVVLEDLATRNMTRSARGTVDAPGTNVCQKAGLNRAILEQGWHGFETVLAYKLEERGGYLCKVDPRHTSQTCSACAAVDRESRESQASFRCCQCGLRAHADHNAAINILRRNTASMIVEEGQRLSVEAITIGGASRTLGNPPLSSGGRC; the protein is encoded by the coding sequence GTGAACGGCGCCTTCCGCTTTCAGGGGCGGGAGATCGAGGTCAAGCGCCTGAACGGCAAGTGGTCCGCCGCGCGCCTTCCCAAGATCGGCTGGGTGAAGTTCCGCGACACGCGGCGCCTGCGTGGCAAGACCATGAATGTGACGGTGAGCCTGGCGGCGAACGGCTGGCACATCGTCTTCGCCTGCGAAATCGACCATGCCGTCCCGCAAAACGATTTGCCCGCCGTGGGGATCGACCGGGGCGTGGCGAACACGCTGACGCTTTCGACCGGGGAGCATTGGTGGATGCCTGCCGGCCTTGCGGAGATCGAGCCCAGGAAGCGCCGGGCCCAGCGCGTTCTGGCGCGGCGCAAGCGCGGGTCGAGCCGCCACGCCAAGGCCCGCCGCCGCGTTGCCGCCTTGCAGGCCCGTGCTGCCCGCATCCGGCAGGATTGGCGGCACAAGGCCAGTCTTGATATCGCCCGTCGCTTCGCAACGGTCGTGCTGGAAGACCTCGCCACGCGCAACATGACGCGCAGCGCCAGGGGAACCGTGGACGCGCCCGGAACCAACGTCTGCCAGAAGGCGGGCCTGAACCGGGCGATCCTCGAACAAGGCTGGCACGGCTTTGAAACCGTGTTGGCCTACAAGCTCGAAGAACGGGGCGGATACCTGTGCAAGGTCGATCCCCGCCACACCTCGCAGACCTGTTCGGCCTGCGCAGCCGTGGACAGGGAAAGCCGCGAAAGCCAAGCGTCTTTCCGCTGTTGCCAATGCGGCTTGCGCGCCCATGCCGACCACAATGCTGCAATCAACATCCTGCGTCGGAACACGGCGTCTATGATCGTGGAGGAAGGGCAGCGGCTCTCCGTTGAAGCGATAACGATCGGCGGAGCTTCGCGCACCCTCGGAAATCCCCCGCTTTCAAGCGGGGGAAGATGTTAA
- a CDS encoding Ku protein yields the protein MVTPRANWKGYIKFGEVAFPVALYTAASSSERIAFNTLNRKTGNRVRREFVDSETGDPVERDAQVKGFEIEDGRYVVLEPEEVAAAIPNSDKTLKVEAFIPCDEVDDVYFDKPYYLAPDKMGSDAYKLLRDGMKKAKVAAIARAVLFRRLRTLLIRPHGKGLIGSTLNYDYEVRSSEKAFEEMPDLKIEGEMLELAKHIINTKKGEFDPKQFDDRYEEAVAELVKAKMEGRTLPKKKAPPASKPGDLLEALRESAGMSTPAKSKRTAANANAGKGRQQASRAAASKARSTGAHQRRAG from the coding sequence ATGGTTACCCCGCGAGCGAATTGGAAGGGCTACATCAAGTTCGGTGAAGTTGCGTTTCCGGTCGCGCTTTACACGGCCGCCTCGTCCTCCGAGCGGATCGCCTTCAATACCTTGAATCGCAAGACCGGCAATCGCGTCCGCCGCGAATTCGTCGATAGCGAAACCGGCGATCCGGTGGAGCGCGATGCACAGGTGAAGGGCTTCGAGATCGAGGACGGGCGCTATGTTGTCCTCGAACCCGAAGAAGTCGCAGCGGCGATTCCAAATAGCGACAAGACACTGAAGGTCGAGGCATTCATTCCTTGCGACGAGGTCGACGACGTCTATTTCGACAAACCGTATTATCTTGCGCCCGACAAGATGGGCAGCGATGCGTACAAGCTTCTGCGCGACGGCATGAAAAAAGCCAAGGTCGCCGCGATCGCTCGTGCGGTCCTGTTCCGGCGCCTGCGCACCCTACTTATCCGACCGCACGGCAAGGGCCTGATTGGATCGACATTGAACTACGACTACGAGGTGCGTTCATCCGAAAAGGCGTTCGAGGAGATGCCGGACCTGAAGATTGAAGGCGAGATGCTGGAGCTGGCAAAGCACATCATCAACACCAAGAAGGGTGAGTTCGACCCGAAACAGTTCGACGACCGCTACGAGGAGGCGGTGGCCGAGCTCGTGAAAGCAAAGATGGAAGGCCGCACGCTGCCGAAGAAGAAGGCACCCCCAGCATCCAAACCGGGCGATCTTCTGGAGGCCCTGCGTGAAAGTGCCGGAATGTCCACGCCTGCCAAGAGCAAACGCACCGCGGCCAACGCCAACGCCGGCAAAGGCCGGCAACAAGCCAGTCGGGCCGCCGCATCCAAGGCCCGCAGCACTGGTGCCCACCAGCGTCGTGCTGGCTGA
- a CDS encoding Ku protein, whose translation MALRPYWKGYLKLSLVTCPVQMMPATSENEKVRFHTLNRQTQHRVVSHYVDSVTGKEVKDEDEVKGYQKGENDYVILEDEELENVALESTKTIDIEVFAPRDSVGWIWLDTPYYLSPADPVGQEAFSVIRDAMAAENMVGISRLVISRRERAVMLEPRGKGIVLWTLRYGDEVRDAETYFEKIDDEMADNELMPLVQQLIKKQTQPWNPKMASDPVQDKLLDMIEAKKKLMKKPARAKPKGKGKEEPAPTNVINIMDALRRSVEAENRSERQ comes from the coding sequence ATGGCTCTCCGCCCCTACTGGAAAGGCTATCTGAAGCTTTCGCTGGTTACCTGCCCGGTACAGATGATGCCGGCCACGTCGGAAAACGAAAAGGTGCGCTTCCACACGCTGAACCGGCAAACCCAGCATCGCGTCGTGAGCCACTATGTCGATTCCGTCACCGGCAAGGAGGTGAAGGACGAAGACGAAGTCAAAGGTTACCAAAAAGGCGAGAACGACTATGTCATTCTCGAAGACGAGGAACTCGAAAATGTTGCACTCGAGAGCACCAAAACCATAGATATCGAGGTGTTCGCGCCGCGCGATAGCGTAGGATGGATCTGGCTCGACACGCCTTACTATCTGTCGCCGGCCGATCCTGTCGGCCAAGAAGCCTTCTCGGTCATTCGCGACGCCATGGCGGCCGAGAATATGGTCGGTATTTCCAGACTTGTCATCTCGCGGCGGGAACGCGCTGTCATGCTTGAGCCGCGCGGTAAGGGCATCGTGCTCTGGACGCTGCGTTACGGCGATGAGGTCCGCGACGCCGAGACCTACTTCGAGAAGATCGATGACGAAATGGCCGACAATGAGTTGATGCCCCTGGTCCAGCAACTCATCAAAAAGCAGACACAACCCTGGAACCCGAAGATGGCCTCCGACCCTGTCCAGGATAAGCTCCTCGACATGATCGAGGCGAAGAAGAAGCTGATGAAGAAGCCCGCCAGGGCAAAGCCGAAAGGCAAGGGCAAGGAAGAGCCGGCGCCAACCAACGTCATCAATATCATGGATGCATTGCGCAGATCGGTCGAAGCTGAAAACCGCTCGGAGAGGCAGTAG
- the ligD gene encoding non-homologous end-joining DNA ligase codes for MTRPRRPSLPLLDVSHSALQSRPIRKRDPEQPNLPFDPMPQRVEPCLALLKSVAPLGPDWLYEVKWDGYRLAIHIEPKGVSIITRGGHDWTRRFPSIAAAAKDLGVTTAILDGEAVVLDDQGRSDFGALQRSLGGRGGKRISTESILYAFDLLYLDGYDLTRTELAVRRRLLEDLIPEGGNGTIRLSEAIELPAEDLLEHACQVGLEGIIAKHRDQPYRSGRTGDWLKIKCVQSESFMVVGYEQSASACGGIGSLLLAGKKGFDWVYVGSVGTGFTRSDAEYLKKALDQLRTNTPVVPLKGKRFVFAQPTLIVEIEFRGWTHDRNLRHASYKGLREVQDNAAVFDVTDW; via the coding sequence ATGACGCGCCCGCGCCGACCCTCTTTGCCATTGCTCGACGTGTCTCATTCGGCGCTGCAGTCTCGTCCAATCCGCAAGCGCGATCCTGAGCAGCCGAACCTGCCTTTCGATCCGATGCCGCAGCGCGTGGAACCCTGCCTCGCGCTGCTGAAGAGCGTGGCTCCGCTGGGACCGGATTGGCTTTACGAGGTGAAGTGGGACGGTTACCGGCTCGCGATCCATATCGAACCAAAGGGTGTGAGCATCATTACCCGCGGCGGCCATGACTGGACCCGCCGCTTTCCCTCGATCGCCGCGGCGGCAAAAGACCTCGGGGTGACGACCGCCATTCTCGACGGCGAGGCCGTTGTTCTCGACGATCAGGGCCGGTCGGACTTTGGCGCCTTGCAGCGTTCGCTCGGAGGTCGGGGCGGCAAACGGATCTCGACCGAGTCCATCCTCTACGCCTTCGATCTTCTCTATCTCGACGGATACGATCTCACTCGCACCGAGCTTGCCGTGCGCCGGCGCCTTCTTGAAGATCTGATACCAGAAGGCGGCAATGGGACGATCCGCCTTTCCGAAGCGATAGAACTGCCAGCCGAAGATCTCCTTGAGCACGCATGCCAGGTCGGCCTGGAAGGGATCATAGCCAAGCATCGGGATCAGCCTTACCGCAGCGGTCGGACTGGCGACTGGCTGAAGATCAAGTGCGTCCAGAGTGAAAGCTTCATGGTCGTCGGCTATGAACAATCGGCATCAGCGTGCGGCGGCATCGGCAGTCTGCTATTGGCCGGCAAGAAGGGCTTCGACTGGGTTTATGTCGGGTCGGTCGGAACCGGTTTCACCAGGAGCGATGCCGAGTATTTGAAAAAGGCGCTCGATCAGCTGAGAACGAACACGCCGGTGGTTCCGCTTAAGGGCAAGCGCTTCGTCTTCGCGCAGCCGACACTGATCGTCGAGATCGAATTTCGCGGCTGGACGCATGACCGCAATCTACGACACGCTTCCTACAAGGGGCTTCGGGAGGTCCAGGACAACGCGGCCGTCTTCGATGTGACGGATTGGTGA
- the ligD gene encoding DNA ligase D, with protein MASDKLSTYRSKRDFQRTAEPSGEGRIARSNRPRFVIQKHDATRLHYDLRLEFDGVFKSWAVTKGPSLDPHDKRLAVEVEDHPLDYGDFEGTIPKGQYGGGTVMLWDRGYWKPEGKKSPKQALEKGDFKFTLEGKRLHGGFVLVRMGNDRERGKRTNWLLIKHHDAFSVEENGAAILEDNDTSVASGRTMEMIAAGKGRKPKPFIVAGGDVQADAVWDSHQGLAADERKSDVRAGKASVSPVDLPDFIAPQLCQTLERPPVGKGWIHEIKFDGYRIQMRVLDGEATLKTRKGLDWTAKYREIGEAASALPDSIIDGEICALDENGAPDFAALQAALSEGKAGDLVYFAFDLLYDGGEDLRSLSVVDRKARLQSLLAEAGNNPRIRFVEHFETGGDAVLRSACKLSLEGIISKQVDAPYQSGRTETWAKSKCRAGHEVVLGAYAKTNGKFRSLLVGVYHGDNFVYVGRVGTGYGAKKVETLLAKLKALETTKSPFTGIGAPKKGAEVTWLKPELVAEIEFAGWTADGLVRQAAFKGLRDDKSAKEVEAERLAKPSKTDVPGPALLVPAARSTRRKGVKAEVMGVLISNPDKPLWPDASDKGPVTKEELARYYEAVGSWMIEHIKGRPCSIIRAPDGIGGEQFFQRHAMPGTSSLLELVKVFGDKKPYLQIDRIEGLAAVAQIGAVELHPWNCEPQQPEVPGRLVFDLDPGPDVPFSTVVSAAREMRDRLEELGLISFCKTTGGKGLHVVTPLAINKRKPLSWSEAKGFAHAVCQQMARDHPELYLIKMTKSLRNGRIFLDYLRNDRMATAVAPLSPRARAGATVSMPLTWTQVKSDLDPKRFTVRTVPVLLAKTSAWQGYCDAQRPLEQAIKRLGKTRAAA; from the coding sequence ATGGCCAGTGACAAACTATCGACCTATCGATCGAAGCGCGATTTTCAAAGGACTGCTGAGCCGAGCGGTGAAGGGCGCATTGCGCGCAGCAATCGCCCTCGTTTCGTCATCCAGAAACACGACGCGACCCGCCTTCACTACGATCTGAGGCTCGAGTTCGATGGGGTCTTCAAGTCCTGGGCCGTCACGAAAGGCCCGTCTCTCGACCCGCACGACAAGCGGTTAGCGGTCGAGGTGGAGGACCACCCACTCGATTATGGCGATTTCGAAGGGACGATCCCGAAAGGCCAGTATGGCGGCGGTACTGTGATGCTATGGGACCGCGGCTATTGGAAGCCGGAAGGAAAGAAGAGCCCGAAGCAAGCTCTGGAAAAGGGCGACTTCAAATTCACCCTCGAAGGCAAACGCCTGCATGGCGGCTTCGTGCTGGTGCGCATGGGCAACGATCGCGAACGTGGTAAGCGAACCAACTGGCTGCTGATCAAGCACCATGACGCGTTCTCGGTCGAGGAGAATGGCGCGGCGATCCTGGAGGACAATGACACATCGGTCGCCTCCGGCCGAACAATGGAGATGATCGCCGCTGGCAAAGGGCGCAAGCCCAAACCATTCATCGTCGCAGGAGGCGACGTTCAGGCTGATGCGGTCTGGGACAGCCATCAAGGGCTGGCCGCTGACGAGCGAAAATCGGATGTGCGAGCCGGCAAGGCGTCGGTTTCGCCTGTCGACCTGCCTGACTTCATCGCGCCACAGCTCTGTCAGACCCTGGAGCGCCCTCCCGTGGGCAAGGGCTGGATCCACGAGATCAAGTTCGACGGTTACCGGATCCAGATGCGCGTGCTGGACGGTGAGGCGACACTGAAGACCCGCAAGGGCCTCGACTGGACAGCCAAATATCGCGAAATAGGCGAGGCGGCATCTGCACTGCCCGATTCGATTATCGATGGTGAGATCTGCGCCCTCGACGAGAATGGTGCGCCCGATTTCGCAGCCCTCCAAGCGGCGCTTTCGGAAGGCAAAGCCGGCGATCTCGTCTACTTCGCATTCGATCTTCTTTACGACGGTGGTGAGGATTTGCGATCTCTGTCAGTTGTAGATCGGAAGGCGCGGTTGCAGAGCCTGCTGGCCGAGGCAGGCAATAATCCCCGCATCCGGTTTGTCGAGCATTTCGAGACTGGCGGCGACGCGGTCCTCAGATCTGCCTGCAAACTGTCGCTGGAAGGCATCATCTCAAAGCAGGTGGACGCGCCGTATCAATCCGGCCGAACCGAAACCTGGGCCAAATCCAAATGTCGGGCCGGCCACGAGGTCGTGCTCGGGGCTTATGCCAAGACGAATGGCAAGTTCAGATCCTTGTTGGTCGGCGTCTACCACGGCGACAACTTCGTCTATGTCGGCCGCGTCGGTACCGGATACGGCGCGAAGAAAGTGGAAACGCTCCTTGCGAAGTTGAAGGCGCTCGAGACGACGAAATCGCCCTTTACTGGCATCGGCGCGCCGAAGAAGGGGGCGGAGGTCACTTGGCTGAAGCCCGAACTCGTAGCGGAAATCGAATTCGCAGGCTGGACCGCCGACGGTCTTGTCCGCCAAGCTGCATTTAAGGGACTGCGCGATGACAAGTCGGCCAAGGAAGTCGAGGCCGAACGGTTGGCGAAGCCTTCGAAAACCGACGTGCCCGGGCCGGCGCTGCTAGTTCCGGCGGCCAGGTCAACGCGGCGGAAGGGTGTTAAGGCGGAAGTGATGGGTGTGCTGATCTCCAACCCGGACAAGCCGCTGTGGCCGGATGCTAGCGACAAGGGACCCGTCACCAAGGAAGAGCTGGCCCGTTATTACGAAGCCGTCGGCTCCTGGATGATCGAGCACATCAAGGGGCGGCCCTGCTCCATTATCCGCGCTCCCGACGGGATCGGTGGCGAGCAGTTTTTCCAGCGACATGCCATGCCTGGCACCTCGAGCCTTCTCGAACTAGTAAAGGTCTTCGGTGACAAGAAGCCTTACCTGCAAATCGACCGGATCGAGGGTTTGGCTGCCGTCGCTCAGATCGGTGCTGTCGAACTGCATCCTTGGAATTGCGAGCCGCAGCAGCCGGAAGTGCCGGGACGGCTCGTCTTCGACCTCGATCCTGGTCCGGACGTACCCTTTTCTACAGTCGTTTCAGCAGCCCGCGAGATGCGTGACAGGCTTGAGGAACTGGGCCTGATCAGTTTCTGTAAGACAACTGGCGGCAAGGGCCTTCATGTGGTCACTCCGCTTGCCATCAACAAGCGCAAGCCGCTCTCCTGGTCGGAGGCGAAAGGGTTTGCGCATGCTGTCTGCCAGCAGATGGCGCGCGACCATCCCGAACTCTATCTGATCAAGATGACCAAGAGCTTGAGGAACGGCCGGATCTTTCTCGACTATTTGCGCAATGACCGCATGGCGACGGCGGTTGCACCATTGTCACCACGGGCCCGAGCGGGCGCCACCGTCTCGATGCCGCTGACATGGACGCAGGTCAAATCCGACCTCGATCCGAAGCGATTCACGGTCAGGACTGTGCCGGTTCTGCTCGCAAAGACATCGGCTTGGCAGGGCTATTGTGATGCCCAGCGGCCGCTGGAGCAGGCGATTAAGCGTCTGGGCAAGACAAGAGCCGCCGCATGA